One window from the genome of Streptococcus parasanguinis encodes:
- a CDS encoding ribonuclease Y, whose amino-acid sequence MNFVITGVFAAVIGLVIGYVGTALKMKASKEAAELTLLNAEQEATNLRGQAEREADLILKEAKHESSSLKKEALLEAKEEARKYREEVDAEFKSERQELKQLESRLAERASNLDRKDDILTSKEQSLEHKEQSLTDRTKHIDTREQQLEELEHKKVEELERVAALSQGEARDIILSQTEEQLSKEIASRIRDAELEVKERSDKIAKDILVQAMQRMAGDFVAEQTNSTVHLPDDSMKGRIIGREGRNIRTFESLTGVDVIIDDTPEVVTLSGFDPIRREIARMTMESLLKDGRIHPARIEELVEKNRQEIDNRIREYGEAAAYEIGAPNLHPDLMKIMGRLQFRTSYGQNVLRHSIEVAKLSGIIASELGENATLARRAGFLHDIGKAIDREVEGSHVEIGTELARKYKEHPVVVNTIASHHGDVEPESVIAVIVAAADALSAARPGARSESLESYIKRLQDLEEIANSFEGVKTSFALQAGREIRIMVSPEAIKDDKVTILAHDIREKIESNLEYPGNIKVTVIRELRAVDYAK is encoded by the coding sequence ATGAATTTTGTTATTACAGGTGTTTTTGCCGCGGTCATTGGTTTAGTCATTGGATATGTGGGAACTGCTCTTAAAATGAAAGCTTCAAAAGAAGCTGCGGAACTCACCCTTTTGAATGCTGAACAAGAAGCAACGAATTTACGTGGGCAGGCTGAACGCGAAGCCGATTTGATTTTAAAAGAGGCGAAGCATGAGTCAAGTTCACTTAAAAAAGAAGCACTTTTGGAGGCAAAGGAAGAAGCCAGAAAATATCGTGAAGAGGTCGATGCTGAGTTTAAGTCAGAACGACAAGAATTGAAGCAATTAGAAAGCCGTTTGGCAGAACGTGCTAGCAATCTTGATCGTAAAGACGACATTTTAACAAGCAAAGAACAGTCTCTTGAACACAAAGAGCAAAGTCTTACAGATAGAACTAAACACATTGATACGCGTGAACAACAGCTGGAAGAGCTTGAACACAAGAAAGTAGAAGAACTGGAACGTGTCGCTGCTCTAAGTCAAGGAGAAGCGCGTGACATTATTTTGAGTCAGACGGAAGAGCAACTTTCAAAAGAAATTGCCTCACGGATTCGAGATGCTGAATTGGAAGTGAAAGAACGTTCTGATAAAATCGCAAAAGACATTCTCGTGCAAGCTATGCAGCGAATGGCGGGTGATTTTGTTGCTGAGCAAACAAACTCAACCGTTCATTTGCCGGACGATAGTATGAAAGGTCGGATTATCGGTCGTGAAGGTCGCAATATTCGTACCTTTGAGAGTTTGACAGGTGTCGATGTGATTATTGATGATACGCCTGAAGTGGTGACCTTGTCAGGGTTTGATCCGATTCGTCGTGAAATTGCCCGAATGACAATGGAGAGCCTTCTCAAAGATGGTCGGATCCATCCAGCCCGTATCGAAGAGCTGGTTGAGAAGAACCGTCAGGAAATTGACAATCGTATTCGTGAATACGGTGAGGCGGCTGCCTATGAAATCGGTGCGCCAAACCTCCATCCAGATTTGATGAAAATCATGGGACGGTTGCAATTCCGTACTTCTTATGGTCAAAACGTTTTGCGTCACTCCATTGAAGTTGCCAAACTTTCTGGTATTATTGCTAGCGAGTTGGGTGAAAATGCTACCTTAGCACGACGTGCAGGATTCTTACATGATATCGGTAAAGCGATTGACCGTGAAGTGGAAGGAAGTCACGTCGAGATTGGAACTGAATTGGCACGGAAGTACAAGGAACACCCAGTGGTGGTCAATACCATTGCCAGTCACCATGGTGACGTGGAACCAGAAAGTGTCATCGCAGTCATTGTCGCTGCAGCGGATGCCTTGAGTGCAGCTCGACCTGGAGCACGAAGTGAGTCACTTGAAAGCTACATCAAACGCTTGCAAGATCTTGAAGAAATTGCAAATAGTTTTGAAGGAGTTAAGACAAGTTTCGCCCTTCAAGCGGGTCGTGAAATCCGTATTATGGTTAGCCCTGAGGCAATCAAGGATGATAAAGTGACGATCTTAGCTCATGATATTCGTGAGAAGATCGAGTCCAATCTTGAGTATCCTGGAAACATTAAGGTTACCGTGATTCGAGAATTGCGTGCAGTCGATTACGCAAAATAA